Proteins encoded together in one Lathyrus oleraceus cultivar Zhongwan6 chromosome 5, CAAS_Psat_ZW6_1.0, whole genome shotgun sequence window:
- the LOC127081379 gene encoding subtilisin-like protease SBT2.3: MKCPMWFWFFSVRTAATHTPQFLGMPQGAWSQNGGFDIAGEGVVIGFVDIGIDPSHPSIGDNKSQHPYPVPAHFSGICEVTRDFPSGSCNRKLVGARHFTASAITRGNTPKYGLIFHSSFIGRASAKNKGRMARYLANKCSIASRIDCFSEKGTSAFSEKLREQVEERLDF; this comes from the coding sequence ATGAAGTGTCCAATGTGGTTTTGGTTTTTTTCTGTTAGAACAGCGGCTACACATACTCCACAATTTTTGGGTATGCCACAAGGAGCATGGTCTCAAAATGGTGGTTTTGATATTGCTGGAGAAGGAGTTGTTATTGGGTTTGTTGACATTGGAATAGATCCATCACACCCTAGTATCGGCGACAATAAATCTCAACATCCATATCCTGTTCCTGCTCATTTTTCTGGTATCTGCGAGGTTACTCGAGATTTTCCATCTGGCTCTTGCAATAGAAAACTTGTTGGGGCCCGTCATTTTACAGCATCTGCTATAACAAGAGGAAATACTCCCAAATATGGTCTGATATTCCACTCTTCTTTTATTGGTCGAGCATCTGCCAAAAACAAGGGCCGCATGGCTCGCTATCTTGCAAACAAATGCTCTATTGCATCTAGGATTGACTGCTTTTCTGAAAAGGGTACTTCAGCATTTAGTGAGAAACTCCGTGAGCAAGTTGAGGAGCGACTTGACTTCTGA